The proteins below come from a single Balaenoptera acutorostrata chromosome 2, mBalAcu1.1, whole genome shotgun sequence genomic window:
- the GJC2 gene encoding gap junction gamma-2 protein isoform X1, giving the protein MWPGAPPKPLWPPARSCVLRPGSWRLAEQNRLLFSRSGTHCTTDVPSPAPMTNMSWSFLTRLLEEIHNHSTFVGKVWLTVLVVFRIVLTAVGGESIYSDEQTKFTCNTRQPGCDNVCYDAFAPLSHVRFWVFQIVVISTPSVMYLGYAVHRLARASQDERRRASRRRPGRLAPRAPLPLPPPPHPGWPEPADLGEEEPMLGLGEEDEEPGAAEGLGEDDEAEDAGAAKGAGGDPKATGVPGPAGQHDGRRRIQREGLMRVYVAQLVARAAFEVAFLVGQYLLYGFEVRPFFACSRQPCPHVVDCFVSRPTEKTVFLLVMYVVSCLCLVLNLCEMAHLGLGSAQDAVRSRRPLPTTPGPMPRQQPCALPAAPSGLACPPDYSLVVRAAERARTHDQDLANLALQALQDRRSLGDLDSPPGPGLPATARGPPRAGAPASGSGSATSGGTAGGQGRPGAKPRMGSEKGSGSSSREGKTTVWI; this is encoded by the coding sequence GTCCCATCCCCCGCCCCTATGACCAACATGAGCTGGAGCTTCCTGACGCGGCTGCTGGAAGAGATCCACAACCACTCCACGTTCGTGGGCAAGGTATGGCTCACGGTGCTGGTGGTCTTCCGCATCGTGCTCACGGCGGTAGGCGGTGAGTCCATCTACTCCGACGAGCAGACCAAGTTCACGTGCAACACGCGGCAGCCGGGCTGCGACAACGTCTGCTACGACGCTTTTGCACCCCTGTCCCACGTGCGCTTCTGGGTTTTCCAGATTGTGGTCATCTCCACGCCCTCCGTAATGTACCTGGGCTATGCCGTGCACCGCCTGGCCCGCGCCTCACAGGACGAGCGCCGCCGCGCCTCTCGCCGCCGACCAGGCCGCCTCGCGCCCCGCGCACCCCTGCCGTTGCCCCCACCGCCCCACCCGGGCTGGCCCGAGCCCGCAGACCTGGGCGAAGAGGAGCCCATGCTGGGCCTGGGTGAAGAGGACGAGGAGCCGGGGGCGGCCGAGGGCCTGGGCGAAGATGATGAGGCTGAGGACGCGGGTGCAGCCAAGGGCGCAGGAGGGGACCCAAAGGCGACTGGGGTCCCAGGCCCGGCAGGTCAGCATGACGGGCGGCGGCGCATCCAGCGCGAGGGCCTAATGCGTGTGTACGTCGCCCAGCTGGTGGCGCGGGCCGCCTTCGAGGTGGCCTTCCTGGTGGGCCAGTACCTGCTGTATGGTTTCGAGGTGCGGCCCTTCTTCGCGTGCAGCCGCCAGCCCTGCCCGCACGTGGTTGACTGCTTCGTGTCACGACCCACTGAGAAGACAGTCTTCCTGCTGGTCATGTACGTGGTCAGCTGCCTCTGCCTGGTGCTCAACCTCTGTGAGATGGCGCACCTGGGCCTGGGCAGCGCGCAAGACGCTGTGCGCAGCCGCcgccccctgcccaccacccctgGCCCCATGCCTCGCCAGCAGCCCTGTGCTCTGCCCGCCGCGCCTTCGGGCCTGGCCTGCCCGCCAGACTACAGCCTGGTGGTGCGCGCGGCTGAGCGCGCACGCACCCACGATCAGGACCTGGCCAACCTGGCACTGCAGGCGCTGCAGGACCGGCGGTCGCTTGGGGACCTCGACAGCCCACCAGGCCCTGGCCTTCCAGCAACCGCCCGGGGGCCCCCGAGGGCCGGCGCCCCTGCCTCCGGGTCGGGCAGTGCCACGTCGGGGGGCACTGCCGGGGGCCAGGGCCGGCCAGGGGCCAAACCCAGGATGGGCTCTGAGAAGGGCAGTGGGAGCAGCAGCAGGGAGGGTAAGACCACCGTGTGGATCTGA
- the GJC2 gene encoding gap junction gamma-2 protein isoform X2, with product MTNMSWSFLTRLLEEIHNHSTFVGKVWLTVLVVFRIVLTAVGGESIYSDEQTKFTCNTRQPGCDNVCYDAFAPLSHVRFWVFQIVVISTPSVMYLGYAVHRLARASQDERRRASRRRPGRLAPRAPLPLPPPPHPGWPEPADLGEEEPMLGLGEEDEEPGAAEGLGEDDEAEDAGAAKGAGGDPKATGVPGPAGQHDGRRRIQREGLMRVYVAQLVARAAFEVAFLVGQYLLYGFEVRPFFACSRQPCPHVVDCFVSRPTEKTVFLLVMYVVSCLCLVLNLCEMAHLGLGSAQDAVRSRRPLPTTPGPMPRQQPCALPAAPSGLACPPDYSLVVRAAERARTHDQDLANLALQALQDRRSLGDLDSPPGPGLPATARGPPRAGAPASGSGSATSGGTAGGQGRPGAKPRMGSEKGSGSSSREGKTTVWI from the coding sequence ATGACCAACATGAGCTGGAGCTTCCTGACGCGGCTGCTGGAAGAGATCCACAACCACTCCACGTTCGTGGGCAAGGTATGGCTCACGGTGCTGGTGGTCTTCCGCATCGTGCTCACGGCGGTAGGCGGTGAGTCCATCTACTCCGACGAGCAGACCAAGTTCACGTGCAACACGCGGCAGCCGGGCTGCGACAACGTCTGCTACGACGCTTTTGCACCCCTGTCCCACGTGCGCTTCTGGGTTTTCCAGATTGTGGTCATCTCCACGCCCTCCGTAATGTACCTGGGCTATGCCGTGCACCGCCTGGCCCGCGCCTCACAGGACGAGCGCCGCCGCGCCTCTCGCCGCCGACCAGGCCGCCTCGCGCCCCGCGCACCCCTGCCGTTGCCCCCACCGCCCCACCCGGGCTGGCCCGAGCCCGCAGACCTGGGCGAAGAGGAGCCCATGCTGGGCCTGGGTGAAGAGGACGAGGAGCCGGGGGCGGCCGAGGGCCTGGGCGAAGATGATGAGGCTGAGGACGCGGGTGCAGCCAAGGGCGCAGGAGGGGACCCAAAGGCGACTGGGGTCCCAGGCCCGGCAGGTCAGCATGACGGGCGGCGGCGCATCCAGCGCGAGGGCCTAATGCGTGTGTACGTCGCCCAGCTGGTGGCGCGGGCCGCCTTCGAGGTGGCCTTCCTGGTGGGCCAGTACCTGCTGTATGGTTTCGAGGTGCGGCCCTTCTTCGCGTGCAGCCGCCAGCCCTGCCCGCACGTGGTTGACTGCTTCGTGTCACGACCCACTGAGAAGACAGTCTTCCTGCTGGTCATGTACGTGGTCAGCTGCCTCTGCCTGGTGCTCAACCTCTGTGAGATGGCGCACCTGGGCCTGGGCAGCGCGCAAGACGCTGTGCGCAGCCGCcgccccctgcccaccacccctgGCCCCATGCCTCGCCAGCAGCCCTGTGCTCTGCCCGCCGCGCCTTCGGGCCTGGCCTGCCCGCCAGACTACAGCCTGGTGGTGCGCGCGGCTGAGCGCGCACGCACCCACGATCAGGACCTGGCCAACCTGGCACTGCAGGCGCTGCAGGACCGGCGGTCGCTTGGGGACCTCGACAGCCCACCAGGCCCTGGCCTTCCAGCAACCGCCCGGGGGCCCCCGAGGGCCGGCGCCCCTGCCTCCGGGTCGGGCAGTGCCACGTCGGGGGGCACTGCCGGGGGCCAGGGCCGGCCAGGGGCCAAACCCAGGATGGGCTCTGAGAAGGGCAGTGGGAGCAGCAGCAGGGAGGGTAAGACCACCGTGTGGATCTGA